Proteins co-encoded in one Ictalurus punctatus breed USDA103 chromosome 18, Coco_2.0, whole genome shotgun sequence genomic window:
- the unc119b gene encoding protein unc-119 homolog B has protein sequence MSYSCTSAGTSQDASSCNKKCGGGVNPASRSGTGHVELNPSPSDGESSSNPEPEEAMKVKKGCNTTDVGVPVTTEEDLLANTIITPEDVLGLQKITENYLCSPEDNVYNIDFTRFKIRDMETGTVLFEITKPPVTDKSGEKLDIDPSAGRFVRYQFTPAFLRLRQVGATVEFTVGDIPINNFRMIERHYFRDQLLKSFDFEFGFCIPSSKNTCEHIYEFPPLSEEIMREMILHPYETQSDSFYFVDNKLVMHNKADYSYSGGP, from the exons ATGAGCTATTCTTGTACCAGCGCAGGCACCAGCCAGGACGCATCGAGCTGTAATAAGAAGTGCGGCGGCGGCGTTAATCCCGCCAGTCGCAGCGGCACCGGACACGTCGAGCTCAATCCCAGTCCCAGCGACGGCGAGTCGAGCTCGAACCCTGAACCCGAGGAGGCCATGAAAGTCAAGAAGGGCTGCAACACCACGGACGTGGGAGTCCCCGTCACCACCGAGGAGGACCTGCTGGCCAACACCATCATCACCCCGGAGGACGTGCTGGGATTGCAGAAGATCACGGAAA ACTACTTGTGCAGTCCAGAGGACAACGTATACAACATTGACTTCACGCGGTTTAAGATAAGGGACATGGAGACGGGGACAGTGCTGTTTGAGATTACAAAGCCTCCAGTAACAG ACAAAAGTGGAGAGAAACTAGACATCGACCCCAGTGCTGGACGATTCGTGCGATACCAGTTCACTCCAGCATTTCTACGCCTACGTCAGGTTGGAGCCAC TGTCGAGTTCACAGTGGGCGACATTCCCATCAATAACTTCCGCATGATCGAGAGGCATTACTTCCGCGATCAGCTGCTGAAGAGCTTTGACTTCGAGTTCGGCTTCTGCATCCCTAGCAGCAAGAACACCTGCGAGCACATCTACGAGTTCCCGCCACTCTCGGAGGAGATCA tgcgCGAGATGATCCTGCACCCCTACGAGACGCAGTCTGACAGCTTCTACTTTGTGGACAACAAGTTAGTCATGCATAACAAAGCAGACTACTCTTACAGCGGCGGTCCTTAA
- the slc13a2 gene encoding solute carrier family 13 member 2 isoform X2 — protein sequence MALYWCTECIPLAVTALLPVILFPFLGIMRSEKVCVLYLKDSNMLFIGGLVVAIAVEQWNLHKRIALSVLLIVGVRPALLMLGFMSVTAFLSMWISNTATTAMMLPIAQAVLEQLSKTEAERDDRELKEGRDNQAFEMAEVTTSKISYETENQYEISVPEHTVDPVAEQKRKAREQKYLWLNKGMSLSVCYSASIGGTATLTGTTPNLILKGQMDSLYQDNPNVINFASWFGFAFPNMVLMLLLAWLWLQCMYLGLNFKKTFGCGLKNDDQEANNVMKQEYKKLGRMKFGEGAVLAIFVVLVVMWFSREPGFMPGWASSFNQSEEYVTDGTVAILISTLFFLIPSQIPLRFCGSKQEEHEGTGEGDNTVQLRQKKSKAPSTLLNWAAVHERMPWNIVLLLGGGYALASGSEVSGLSDWLGKNLAPLQSIPPFAISILLCLLVGMFTECSSNTATTTLFLPILASMASTIKLHPLYVMLPCTISASMAFMLPVATPPNAIAFSYGTLKVLDMAKAGFVLNLIGILCINLAINTWGTLMFKLDTFPLWANATSKAP from the exons ATGGCACTGTACTGGTGTACAGAGTGTATACCGCTGGCAGTCACTGCATTGTTGCCAGTCATACTTTTCCCATTTCTGGGCATCATGAGATCCGAAAAG GTGTGCGTGTTGTACCTGAAAGACTCAAACATGCTCTTCATTGGTGGTTTGGTGGTGGCCATAGCGGTAGAACAATGGAACTTACACAAGCGTATCGCCCTGAGCGTCCTGCTGATAGTTGGTGTTCGACCTGCTCT GTTGATGTTAGGGTTCATGAGTGTAACAGCTTTCCTCTCAATGTGGATCAGTAACACTGCTACTACCGCCATGATGCTGCCCATCGCCCAGGCCGTGCTGGAGCAGCTCAGTAAAACAGAAGCCGAGAGAGACGACAGAGAGCTGAAAGAAGGCAGAGACAACCAGGCTTTCGAGATGGCTGAAGTCACCACCTCCAAAATTTCCTATGAGACCGAAAACCAAT ACGAGATCTCAGTTCCAGAGCACACCGTGGACCCAGTAGCAGAGCAGAAAAGGAAGGCTCGGGAACAGAAGTATCTCTGGCTGAATAAAGGGATGAGCTTGAGCGTGTGCTACTCTGCCAGCATCGGGGGAACAGCCACCCTTACAGGCACCACGCCAAACCTTATCCTCAAAGGCCAGATGGATAG CCTCTACCAAGATAACCCAAATGTGATCAACTTCGCCAGCTGGTTTGGCTTTGCGTTTCCCAACATGGTGTTGATGTTGCTTTTGGCCTGGCTGTGGCTGCAGTGTATGTATTTGGGTCTGAA ttttaaGAAGACATTTGGCTGTGGGTTGAAAAACGATGACCAGGAGGCCAACAATGTGATGAAGCAGGAATATAAGAAACTGGGCAGAATGAAATTCGGTGAAGGTGCTGTGCTTGCGATTTttgtggtgttggtggtgatgTGGTTCAGCAGAGAACCAGGATTCATGCCAGGCTGGGCTTCTTCCTTTAACCAAAGTGAAGA GTATGTTACTGACGGCACGGTAGCCATTCTTATATCCACTCTGTTCTTCCTCATCCCATCTCAAATACCACTGAGATTCTGTGGGAGTAAGCAAGAGGAGCATGAAGGAACAGGAGAAG gagATAACACAGTGCAGCTGAGACAGAAGAAGTCCAAGGCTCCGTCGACTCTGCTCAACTGGGCGGCGGTGCACGAGCGGATGCCCTGGAACATTGTCCTGCTCCTTGGAGGTGGATATGCCTTGGCTAGTGGTagtgag GTGTCTGGGCTGTCAGACTGGCTGGGTAAAAATCTTGCCCCGCTTCAGAGCATCCCGCCATTTGCCATCTCAATATTGCTGTGTCTGCTGGTGGGAATGTTCACAGAGTGCTCCAGCAACACGGCCACAACAACACTCTTCCTCCCCATTCTCGCTTCTATG GCCTCAACTATAAAGCTCCATCCCCTGTATGTCATGCTGCCCTGCACCATCAGTGCCTCCATGGCCTTCATGCTCCCAGTGGCCACTCCACCCAACGCCATTGCGTTCTCATATGGCACCCTCAAAGTCCTCGACATG GCAAAGGCTGGCTTCGTGCTAAATTTAATTGGCATCCTGTGCATCAACTTGGCAATTAACACGTGGGGAACACTCATGTTCAAGCTCGACACCTTCCCCCTATGGGCCAACGCTACAAGTAAAGCACCATAA
- the slc13a2 gene encoding solute carrier family 13 member 2 isoform X1 codes for MDFFKINCAPFKRWLKEIGSWLWRYRNYLIIYVTPFLILPLPLMYPSSEANCGYVIILMALYWCTECIPLAVTALLPVILFPFLGIMRSEKVCVLYLKDSNMLFIGGLVVAIAVEQWNLHKRIALSVLLIVGVRPALLMLGFMSVTAFLSMWISNTATTAMMLPIAQAVLEQLSKTEAERDDRELKEGRDNQAFEMAEVTTSKISYETENQYEISVPEHTVDPVAEQKRKAREQKYLWLNKGMSLSVCYSASIGGTATLTGTTPNLILKGQMDSLYQDNPNVINFASWFGFAFPNMVLMLLLAWLWLQCMYLGLNFKKTFGCGLKNDDQEANNVMKQEYKKLGRMKFGEGAVLAIFVVLVVMWFSREPGFMPGWASSFNQSEEYVTDGTVAILISTLFFLIPSQIPLRFCGSKQEEHEGTGEGDNTVQLRQKKSKAPSTLLNWAAVHERMPWNIVLLLGGGYALASGSEVSGLSDWLGKNLAPLQSIPPFAISILLCLLVGMFTECSSNTATTTLFLPILASMASTIKLHPLYVMLPCTISASMAFMLPVATPPNAIAFSYGTLKVLDMAKAGFVLNLIGILCINLAINTWGTLMFKLDTFPLWANATSKAP; via the exons ATGGATTTTTTCAAGATAAACTGCGCACCATTTAAGAGATGGCTGAAAGAAATTGGTTCATGGCTATGGAGATACCGTAACTACTTGATCATCTACGTCACTCCTTTCCTGATCCTTCCACTGCCACTGATGTATCCTTCATCG GAAGCTAATTGTGGCTATGTTATCATCCTGATGGCACTGTACTGGTGTACAGAGTGTATACCGCTGGCAGTCACTGCATTGTTGCCAGTCATACTTTTCCCATTTCTGGGCATCATGAGATCCGAAAAG GTGTGCGTGTTGTACCTGAAAGACTCAAACATGCTCTTCATTGGTGGTTTGGTGGTGGCCATAGCGGTAGAACAATGGAACTTACACAAGCGTATCGCCCTGAGCGTCCTGCTGATAGTTGGTGTTCGACCTGCTCT GTTGATGTTAGGGTTCATGAGTGTAACAGCTTTCCTCTCAATGTGGATCAGTAACACTGCTACTACCGCCATGATGCTGCCCATCGCCCAGGCCGTGCTGGAGCAGCTCAGTAAAACAGAAGCCGAGAGAGACGACAGAGAGCTGAAAGAAGGCAGAGACAACCAGGCTTTCGAGATGGCTGAAGTCACCACCTCCAAAATTTCCTATGAGACCGAAAACCAAT ACGAGATCTCAGTTCCAGAGCACACCGTGGACCCAGTAGCAGAGCAGAAAAGGAAGGCTCGGGAACAGAAGTATCTCTGGCTGAATAAAGGGATGAGCTTGAGCGTGTGCTACTCTGCCAGCATCGGGGGAACAGCCACCCTTACAGGCACCACGCCAAACCTTATCCTCAAAGGCCAGATGGATAG CCTCTACCAAGATAACCCAAATGTGATCAACTTCGCCAGCTGGTTTGGCTTTGCGTTTCCCAACATGGTGTTGATGTTGCTTTTGGCCTGGCTGTGGCTGCAGTGTATGTATTTGGGTCTGAA ttttaaGAAGACATTTGGCTGTGGGTTGAAAAACGATGACCAGGAGGCCAACAATGTGATGAAGCAGGAATATAAGAAACTGGGCAGAATGAAATTCGGTGAAGGTGCTGTGCTTGCGATTTttgtggtgttggtggtgatgTGGTTCAGCAGAGAACCAGGATTCATGCCAGGCTGGGCTTCTTCCTTTAACCAAAGTGAAGA GTATGTTACTGACGGCACGGTAGCCATTCTTATATCCACTCTGTTCTTCCTCATCCCATCTCAAATACCACTGAGATTCTGTGGGAGTAAGCAAGAGGAGCATGAAGGAACAGGAGAAG gagATAACACAGTGCAGCTGAGACAGAAGAAGTCCAAGGCTCCGTCGACTCTGCTCAACTGGGCGGCGGTGCACGAGCGGATGCCCTGGAACATTGTCCTGCTCCTTGGAGGTGGATATGCCTTGGCTAGTGGTagtgag GTGTCTGGGCTGTCAGACTGGCTGGGTAAAAATCTTGCCCCGCTTCAGAGCATCCCGCCATTTGCCATCTCAATATTGCTGTGTCTGCTGGTGGGAATGTTCACAGAGTGCTCCAGCAACACGGCCACAACAACACTCTTCCTCCCCATTCTCGCTTCTATG GCCTCAACTATAAAGCTCCATCCCCTGTATGTCATGCTGCCCTGCACCATCAGTGCCTCCATGGCCTTCATGCTCCCAGTGGCCACTCCACCCAACGCCATTGCGTTCTCATATGGCACCCTCAAAGTCCTCGACATG GCAAAGGCTGGCTTCGTGCTAAATTTAATTGGCATCCTGTGCATCAACTTGGCAATTAACACGTGGGGAACACTCATGTTCAAGCTCGACACCTTCCCCCTATGGGCCAACGCTACAAGTAAAGCACCATAA